A region from the Triticum aestivum cultivar Chinese Spring chromosome 3D, IWGSC CS RefSeq v2.1, whole genome shotgun sequence genome encodes:
- the LOC123075169 gene encoding momilactone A synthase-like, which translates to MADDAGRGSSAAAAKKGRLEGKIALITGGASGLGKATAHEFIQEGASVVIADVNSALGLETAQELGPQAHFVHCDVTVEESVAAAVDATVTKHGRLDVMFNNAGIVGALSGTSEVASLDLGQFDRVMSVNVRGTLAGIKHAMRVMAPAGSGSILCMASISGLLGGLGTYPYAVSKLAVAGLVKTAAAELARHGVRINCISPHAVPTPLVLEQFSQLYRGADEAQLAAIIGGLGELKGATCEAVDVAKAAVYLASDDAKYVSGQNLVVDGGFTTYKYMNMPPRKPQDQE; encoded by the exons ATGGCCGACGATGCAGGGCGAGGGTCGTCGGCGGCAGCGGCGAAGAAGGGGAG ACTCGAGGGGAAGATCGCACTCATAACTGGAGGAGCGAGTGGGCTCGGAAAGGCCACGGCTCACGAGTTCATCCAGGAGGGCGCGTCCGTGGTCATTGCCGACGTCAACTCTGCGTTGGGCCTAGAGACAGCCCAGGAGCTCGGCCCACAGGCCCATTTCGTCCACTGCGACGTCACCGTCGAGGAGAGCGTCGCCGCCGCCGTGGACGCCACCGTCACGAAGCACGGCCGGCTCGACGTCATGTTCAACAACGCCGGCATCGTGGGCGCGCTCTCCGGGACGTCGGAGGTGGCCAGCCTGGATCTCGGCCAGTTCGACCGCGTCATGAGCGTGAACGTGCGCGGCACCCTGGCGGGGATCAAGCACGCGATGCGCGTCATGGCGCCGGCGGGCTCCGGCTCCATCCTCTGCATGGCGAGCAtcagcggcctcctcggcggcctcGGCACGTACCCCTACGCGGTCTCCAAGCTCGCCGTCGCCGGGCTGGTCAAGACGGCCGCAGccgagctggcccgccacggcgTCCGGATCAACTGCATATCGCCGCACGCCGTGCCGACGCCGCTGGTGCTGGAGCAGTTCTCGCAGCTGTACCGTGGCGCGGACGAGGCGCAGCTGGCCGCCATCATCGGCGGCCTCGGCGAGCTCAAGGGCGCGACGTGCGAAGCGGTGGATGTGGCCAAGGCGGCCGTGTACCTCGCATCCGACGATGCCAAGTACGTCTCCGGCCAGAACCTTGTTGTGGACGGCGGCTTCACCACCTACAAGTACATGAACATGCCACCCCGCAAGCCTCAGGATCAGGAGTGA